A genomic window from Betaproteobacteria bacterium includes:
- a CDS encoding (2Fe-2S) ferredoxin domain-containing protein, with amino-acid sequence MSYFRYHVFFCCNQRGAGEACCNNRGASALRAYAKDRVKALGLAGHGRTRINQAGCLDRCTEGPVIVVYPDEVWYTYVDQSDIDEIITEHLQNGRIVERLRI; translated from the coding sequence TTGAGCTATTTCCGCTACCACGTGTTCTTCTGCTGCAATCAGCGCGGTGCCGGTGAGGCCTGTTGCAACAATCGCGGTGCGTCCGCCCTGCGCGCCTATGCCAAGGATCGCGTGAAGGCGCTGGGCCTCGCCGGGCACGGCAGGACGCGCATCAACCAGGCCGGCTGCCTCGACCGCTGCACCGAAGGACCCGTCATCGTCGTCTACCCGGACGAGGTCTGGTACACCTACGTCGACCAGAGCGACATCGACGAGATCATCACCGAGCATCTGCAGAACGGCCGCATCGTGGAGCGACTGCGCATTTGA
- a CDS encoding alpha/beta hydrolase, with translation MRPPHPERTFIDGPAGRLEVLVNEPACPRRGIALIAHPHPLYGGTMENKVVNTLARTFTQLGNISLRCNFRGVGKSEGLYDEGRGETEDMLALANYARQRAGDLPILLAGFSFGGFVQSRAAQYLQPQRMVLVAPAVGRFDVEKVARNTLIIHGEHDDVVSLTEILEWARPQELPVLVLPGAGHFFHGQLHCLHDMVIAAARGWSDPSGH, from the coding sequence TTGAGACCGCCGCATCCGGAGCGCACTTTTATCGACGGTCCGGCCGGGCGCCTGGAGGTGCTCGTCAACGAGCCGGCCTGCCCGCGTCGCGGCATCGCCCTCATCGCGCATCCGCACCCCCTGTATGGCGGCACGATGGAGAACAAGGTGGTGAACACGCTCGCGCGCACGTTCACCCAGCTCGGCAACATTTCGCTTCGCTGCAATTTCCGCGGCGTGGGCAAAAGCGAGGGGCTGTACGACGAGGGCCGCGGCGAGACGGAGGACATGCTGGCGCTTGCCAACTACGCGCGTCAGCGCGCCGGCGATCTGCCGATCCTGCTCGCCGGCTTTTCTTTCGGCGGCTTCGTGCAAAGCCGCGCCGCGCAATACCTGCAGCCGCAGCGGATGGTGCTGGTGGCGCCCGCCGTCGGCCGCTTCGACGTCGAGAAGGTCGCCCGGAACACGCTCATCATTCACGGCGAGCACGACGATGTGGTGTCGCTCACCGAGATCCTGGAGTGGGCACGCCCGCAGGAGCTGCCGGTGCTCGTGCTGCCTGGCGCCGGCCACTTCTTTCACGGTCAACTGCACTGCCTGCACGACATGGTGATTGCCGCAGCGCGCGGCTGGTCCGACCCGAGCGGTCACTAG
- a CDS encoding ATP-binding cassette domain-containing protein, with protein sequence MAPLRVRGLTKRYGGTTVVAGVDLELAGGECFGLLGPNGAGKTTTLRLCLGLTEPDAGEIELLGLPVPARAREARTRIGVVPQSDTLDPDFTVYENLLVFGRYFGQSDATTRGRIPDLLEFAGLAGRAKATIQSLSGGMKRRLALARALVNDPDLILLDEPTTGLDPQARHLIWDRLKRLAAEGKTLLLTTHFMDEAERLCQRLAVLDQGRLIAEGGPQALIAEHIEPEVVEVYGDGVEDWLSRAGSRHAERCERTGETVFCYLRNADALIASLAAWPRLHYMHRAASLEDVFLKLTGRELRD encoded by the coding sequence ATGGCGCCGCTGCGGGTCCGCGGGCTCACCAAGCGCTACGGCGGCACGACGGTCGTCGCCGGCGTCGACCTCGAGCTCGCCGGCGGCGAATGCTTCGGCCTCCTCGGTCCCAACGGCGCCGGCAAGACGACGACGCTGCGCCTGTGCCTGGGCCTCACCGAGCCCGACGCCGGCGAGATCGAGTTGCTCGGCCTGCCGGTCCCCGCGCGCGCCCGCGAGGCGCGCACGCGCATTGGCGTCGTCCCGCAGTCCGACACCCTCGACCCTGACTTCACCGTCTACGAGAACCTGCTGGTGTTCGGCCGCTACTTCGGTCAGAGCGACGCGACCACCCGCGGCCGCATCCCCGACCTGCTCGAGTTCGCCGGGCTCGCAGGGCGCGCGAAGGCGACCATCCAGTCGCTCTCGGGCGGCATGAAGCGGCGGCTTGCCCTGGCGCGGGCGCTCGTCAACGATCCCGACCTCATCCTGCTCGACGAGCCCACCACCGGCCTCGATCCACAGGCGCGGCATCTCATCTGGGATCGCCTCAAGCGGCTCGCGGCGGAAGGCAAGACACTGCTGCTGACGACGCACTTCATGGACGAAGCCGAGCGCCTGTGCCAGCGCCTCGCGGTGCTCGACCAGGGGCGGCTCATCGCCGAAGGCGGCCCGCAAGCGCTCATTGCAGAGCATATCGAACCCGAGGTGGTGGAGGTCTACGGCGACGGTGTCGAAGACTGGCTCAGCCGTGCCGGCAGCCGCCACGCCGAGCGCTGCGAGCGCACCGGCGAGACCGTATTCTGCTACCTGCGCAACGCCGATGCGCTGATCGCATCGCTCGCGGCGTGGCCGCGGCTGCACTACATGCATCGCGCGGCAAGCCTGGAGGATGTCTTCCTCAAGCTGACGGGACGCGAGCTGCGGGACTGA